The Prevotella melaninogenica genome has a segment encoding these proteins:
- a CDS encoding alpha-2-macroglobulin family protein, which translates to MKKPLIILSIIFLLLPITVTAQSFDALWQQVNQAEQKDLPKTQISLLKKIEQKAQKEKAYGQILAASLLASRLQTEIAPDSAEVELKRLKAKAKMVEGKDEVLSAVYNCILGVIGRNEESGNADEYFKKALANPSLLASQKAADFKPLIKIGKNDDIFKGDLLHVIGMQVGNYDKLHSYYKSVGNREAACYTALMGIKEEKESIPKLDSLMQAYSDLPICGEVALKRYTCMGEDTPVEEKIAYIDNALVRWASWNRIISLRNARAELTRPMFEVSFNKRNVSSTEKNNWVKLNTRNVSDVIVTVTRTKLSGNHSLSLGDKDDIAKLKASLLPATTQTITRTFTGHKDYEEVKDSFLMPTLPLGVYLIKVETPKKNFTPEYAFYYVSDLYVMSELQPKKKARYVVVNVVDGQPVANATVQATYPNYNDKPSIVKKLVTNKNGEVIFDSERTTPDIYVFTNKDKAFEETQLEGSYDYDKVNYDNMVTQVFTDRGIYRLGQTVHASVIAYQNTKQDYKTKAADGQTFDMVLKDANYKEIGRKSVTTDRFGTAAADFNLPTSGLTGSFSIYADFGTKGSKRFQVDEYKRPTFDVNFDEYKEKYAVGDSIKLIGRAKSFAGVPVQGAKVHYVVTRNISYWCRFYEGSEEVNEQDVVTDDKGEFVVTVPFVLSDKAKKELKSGKGYRSLFYNFSVEASVTDAAGETHDGFASLPLGTKEASLSCNIPEKNLRDSLKTIKFNYLNAAGSPVDGTVKYVIVAQQKDKNNYVYSDYKAAKANENVAIKSLSSDAYRLHAICGTDTIDEDFVVFSFEDKRPVIETHDWFYLSGNQFPHDGGPIYMQVGSSDENQYVVYSIFSGNKVIETGSFNQSNSIQTRKFVYKEEYGDEIFLNYAWVKNGILYSHSERIMRPLPDKSLIVKWKTFRNKLIPGQQEEWTVTINRPDGKAANAQLMATLYDKSLDQFLSNSWNLGNFFSLNYTSVNWESSNYSGLGLSWEANIKPFDVDWLSFSRFDSRFLEDYDTPDAYIYSATSDRMVSMTRAVKSMALAKESSMNEVVKVGFGPTKETKAKFTAPVVKKDEEIKQEKDEPKNVKPSMRENLNETAFFYPQLQTDGKGNVSIKFTLPESLTTWRFMGLAHDEDMNNGFLSDDIVAQKTLMVQPNMPRFVRMGDEAMVSARLFNQSEKDIKAKAKVEILDPATEKVLFTDSKAVVLKAQGSGSATYSLASLLAQNANKLTADQSLLVVRFTVEGDGFSDGEQHYLSVLQNKEYVTNTYPFTQNDAGVKTINVGKLFPKKSTDQKLTVEYTNNPNWLMIQALPYVADANEKNAISLVSAYYANRLGKQIMSTSPSIKQTIEQWKKETGKETSMMSALEKNQELKSLTLDETPWVMDAKNESEQKQQLVRFFDENQLQNKLTSTFSSLKKLQNSDGSFSWWQGMRGSLYMTVAVTKTLARLQNLTSPSPEVTNMINASFRFMDKKVAKCVAEMKRDEKKYNTILFPSDDLCDYLYTNALFYHDRATNDIKYLIDRLTKRPTDLTIYGKANTAVILQQYGKVEKAREYLQSIKEYTVYTEEKGRYFDSKNAYYSWRDYKIPTEVAAIEAIKTITPTDGRTLVEMQRWLLQEKRTQAWDTPLNSVNAIWAFMNNGNWLMQNGEHATLMLDNKPLQTTQPTAGLGYVKATQSVDFQSSESHDLVISKTSTGTSWGAVYAQFFQTSTDISDASSGLKIKREVMVDSVLLKRGKTLKVGDKVRIRLTIIADRDYDFVQVVDKRAACLEPVSQLSGYHWGYYIAPKDYTTNYYFDQMAKGKHVVETEYYIDRAGVYQTGTCTAQCAYAPEYSGRTGAEVIRVDK; encoded by the coding sequence ATGAAGAAACCACTTATCATTTTATCAATTATATTTCTGTTGTTGCCAATTACAGTAACAGCACAGAGCTTCGATGCCTTATGGCAACAAGTAAATCAAGCTGAGCAAAAGGACTTACCAAAGACACAAATCAGCTTGTTAAAGAAGATTGAACAGAAAGCACAGAAAGAGAAAGCCTATGGGCAAATCTTGGCAGCAAGTCTGTTAGCATCAAGGTTACAGACAGAGATTGCACCCGACTCTGCTGAGGTAGAGTTAAAGCGATTGAAGGCAAAGGCAAAGATGGTAGAAGGGAAAGATGAAGTCTTGTCGGCTGTCTACAACTGTATCTTGGGTGTGATAGGACGGAATGAAGAAAGTGGAAATGCTGACGAATACTTCAAGAAGGCACTTGCTAACCCTTCTCTACTGGCAAGTCAGAAAGCAGCCGACTTTAAGCCTTTGATAAAGATAGGTAAGAACGATGATATCTTTAAGGGTGACCTGTTGCATGTTATTGGTATGCAAGTGGGTAACTACGACAAACTGCATAGCTATTATAAAAGCGTTGGAAACCGTGAGGCAGCTTGCTACACGGCATTGATGGGAATAAAGGAGGAGAAAGAGAGTATTCCAAAGCTCGACTCACTCATGCAGGCGTATAGCGACTTACCGATATGTGGAGAAGTTGCGTTGAAGCGTTATACTTGTATGGGAGAAGATACTCCGGTTGAGGAAAAGATAGCCTATATTGATAATGCACTTGTCCGTTGGGCATCATGGAATAGAATCATATCATTACGTAATGCTCGTGCAGAACTGACAAGACCGATGTTTGAAGTGAGTTTCAATAAGCGTAATGTTAGTTCGACGGAGAAGAATAACTGGGTTAAGTTGAATACGCGCAATGTTTCAGATGTAATCGTAACGGTTACGCGTACGAAACTGTCAGGTAATCATTCTCTCAGTCTTGGAGATAAAGACGACATAGCTAAGTTGAAGGCAAGTCTGTTGCCTGCAACAACGCAGACGATAACCCGTACTTTCACTGGTCATAAGGATTATGAAGAGGTGAAAGACTCTTTCTTAATGCCTACATTACCTTTGGGTGTTTACCTCATTAAGGTAGAGACGCCTAAAAAGAATTTTACACCAGAATATGCTTTCTACTATGTTAGTGACCTCTATGTAATGAGCGAGCTACAGCCAAAGAAGAAAGCACGGTATGTTGTTGTCAATGTTGTGGATGGTCAACCAGTAGCAAATGCAACGGTTCAGGCTACCTATCCAAATTATAATGATAAGCCTTCTATCGTTAAGAAACTGGTTACGAACAAGAATGGAGAGGTCATCTTTGACTCGGAAAGAACTACCCCTGACATCTATGTCTTTACGAATAAGGATAAAGCCTTTGAAGAAACTCAACTGGAGGGGTCGTATGACTACGACAAGGTGAACTATGACAATATGGTAACTCAGGTCTTCACGGATAGAGGTATCTATCGTCTCGGACAGACGGTGCACGCATCTGTCATTGCTTATCAGAACACAAAGCAAGACTATAAGACCAAGGCTGCAGACGGACAAACCTTTGATATGGTTTTGAAAGATGCCAATTATAAGGAGATTGGACGTAAGTCAGTAACCACAGACCGTTTCGGTACTGCTGCAGCAGACTTTAATCTTCCAACAAGTGGACTGACAGGTAGTTTCTCTATTTATGCTGATTTTGGAACAAAAGGATCTAAGCGTTTTCAAGTAGATGAGTATAAGCGTCCAACGTTTGATGTAAACTTTGACGAGTATAAGGAGAAGTATGCTGTCGGTGATTCTATCAAGTTGATTGGTCGTGCCAAGAGTTTTGCTGGTGTACCTGTACAAGGTGCAAAGGTGCATTATGTCGTTACACGTAATATAAGCTATTGGTGTCGCTTCTATGAAGGCAGTGAGGAAGTGAACGAACAAGATGTTGTCACAGACGACAAGGGAGAGTTTGTTGTTACCGTACCTTTTGTCTTATCTGACAAAGCCAAGAAAGAACTGAAGTCTGGTAAGGGTTATCGTTCACTTTTCTATAACTTCAGCGTTGAGGCTTCGGTGACCGATGCCGCAGGTGAGACACATGACGGTTTTGCTTCATTGCCATTAGGAACAAAGGAGGCAAGTCTTTCTTGCAATATTCCTGAGAAGAATCTGCGTGACAGTCTTAAAACGATTAAGTTTAATTATCTGAATGCTGCTGGATCTCCTGTTGATGGAACAGTGAAGTATGTAATTGTGGCACAGCAGAAGGATAAGAATAATTATGTTTATAGCGATTACAAGGCAGCAAAGGCAAATGAGAATGTTGCTATAAAGAGTTTGTCTTCTGATGCTTATCGTCTACATGCTATTTGCGGAACAGATACGATAGATGAGGACTTTGTCGTCTTTTCTTTTGAGGATAAGCGTCCGGTTATTGAGACACATGATTGGTTCTATCTGAGTGGAAACCAATTCCCTCACGATGGTGGTCCTATCTATATGCAGGTGGGTTCAAGTGATGAGAATCAGTATGTTGTTTATTCTATCTTCTCAGGTAATAAAGTGATTGAAACAGGTTCTTTCAATCAAAGCAATAGTATACAGACACGCAAGTTTGTATATAAGGAAGAGTATGGTGATGAGATATTTCTTAATTATGCTTGGGTAAAGAATGGCATTCTGTATAGCCATTCAGAGAGGATTATGCGTCCGTTACCAGATAAAAGCTTAATTGTGAAATGGAAGACCTTCCGTAATAAACTTATCCCTGGACAGCAGGAGGAATGGACAGTAACGATTAATCGTCCTGATGGTAAGGCTGCCAATGCTCAACTGATGGCAACGCTTTATGACAAGAGTCTTGATCAGTTCTTGTCTAATTCATGGAACTTAGGCAACTTCTTCTCGCTTAACTATACATCTGTTAACTGGGAGAGTTCGAACTATTCAGGTTTGGGTCTTTCATGGGAAGCTAATATCAAACCTTTTGATGTAGACTGGTTGTCGTTCTCGAGATTTGATAGTCGCTTCTTAGAAGATTATGATACGCCAGATGCTTATATTTATTCAGCAACATCAGACCGAATGGTAAGCATGACACGTGCCGTTAAGTCAATGGCTTTGGCAAAGGAGTCTTCTATGAATGAGGTCGTTAAGGTTGGCTTTGGACCTACTAAGGAAACGAAAGCGAAATTTACAGCTCCTGTAGTAAAGAAAGATGAGGAGATAAAACAAGAGAAGGACGAACCGAAGAATGTAAAGCCTTCTATGCGTGAGAATCTTAATGAGACAGCCTTCTTCTATCCACAGTTGCAGACAGATGGGAAGGGTAATGTAAGTATTAAGTTTACGCTTCCAGAGAGCCTTACAACGTGGCGCTTCATGGGATTGGCACACGATGAGGATATGAACAATGGCTTCCTTTCTGATGATATCGTTGCTCAGAAGACCTTGATGGTGCAGCCTAATATGCCTCGCTTTGTACGTATGGGTGACGAAGCAATGGTTTCTGCTCGTTTGTTTAATCAGTCTGAGAAGGATATCAAAGCAAAAGCAAAGGTTGAAATCCTTGACCCTGCAACAGAGAAGGTGCTCTTTACGGATAGTAAAGCTGTTGTTTTGAAAGCGCAGGGGAGTGGTTCCGCAACTTATAGCTTAGCTTCTTTATTAGCACAGAATGCAAATAAGCTTACAGCTGACCAGTCCTTGCTTGTTGTTCGCTTCACGGTTGAGGGCGATGGCTTCTCTGATGGTGAGCAACATTACCTCTCAGTACTTCAGAATAAGGAGTATGTAACAAACACCTATCCATTCACACAGAATGATGCAGGGGTTAAGACGATTAATGTTGGTAAGCTTTTCCCAAAGAAGAGTACAGACCAAAAGCTGACAGTAGAGTACACCAATAACCCTAATTGGCTGATGATTCAGGCATTGCCTTATGTCGCAGATGCAAATGAAAAGAATGCTATCAGTCTTGTTTCGGCTTATTATGCAAATCGTTTGGGTAAGCAGATCATGAGTACTTCTCCATCGATTAAGCAGACAATCGAGCAATGGAAGAAGGAAACAGGTAAGGAAACGTCAATGATGTCGGCTTTGGAGAAGAACCAAGAACTCAAGTCTTTGACACTTGATGAAACTCCTTGGGTGATGGATGCTAAGAATGAAAGCGAACAGAAACAGCAACTCGTGCGCTTCTTCGATGAGAATCAGTTGCAGAACAAATTGACATCAACATTCTCAAGTCTAAAGAAACTGCAAAACTCTGATGGTTCGTTCTCTTGGTGGCAAGGAATGAGGGGAAGTCTGTATATGACGGTTGCGGTGACCAAGACACTCGCTCGTTTGCAGAACCTTACAAGTCCAAGCCCAGAAGTAACAAACATGATTAACGCTTCTTTCCGTTTTATGGATAAGAAGGTGGCTAAGTGTGTGGCTGAAATGAAGCGTGATGAGAAGAAATATAATACGATACTCTTCCCATCTGATGACCTTTGTGATTATCTTTACACCAATGCTTTGTTCTATCATGACCGAGCTACAAATGACATAAAGTACCTCATCGATCGCCTGACCAAGAGGCCTACGGACTTGACTATCTATGGTAAAGCGAATACTGCAGTAATCCTTCAGCAGTATGGTAAGGTTGAAAAGGCACGTGAATATCTCCAGAGTATCAAGGAATATACGGTTTATACGGAGGAGAAGGGACGTTATTTCGATTCTAAAAACGCTTATTACAGCTGGCGTGATTATAAGATTCCAACAGAGGTGGCTGCTATCGAGGCGATAAAGACCATTACTCCTACTGATGGTAGGACGCTTGTTGAGATGCAGCGTTGGCTCTTACAGGAGAAGCGTACACAGGCTTGGGATACACCATTGAACTCAGTGAATGCTATTTGGGCATTTATGAACAATGGCAATTGGTTGATGCAGAATGGAGAGCATGCTACATTAATGCTTGATAATAAGCCTTTGCAGACAACACAGCCTACGGCAGGGTTAGGTTATGTGAAAGCTACGCAGTCTGTTGATTTCCAATCGTCTGAAAGTCATGATTTGGTTATCAGCAAGACAAGCACTGGCACAAGCTGGGGTGCTGTCTATGCACAGTTCTTCCAGACGTCAACAGATATCTCTGATGCTTCATCTGGCTTGAAGATTAAGCGCGAGGTAATGGTTGATAGTGTACTGTTGAAGAGGGGGAAGACTCTTAAAGTTGGTGACAAGGTGCGTATCCGTTTGACGATCATTGCTGACCGTGATTATGACTTCGTACAAGTAGTTGATAAGCGTGCTGCCTGCCTTGAGCCTGTTAGTCAGTTGAGTGGTTATCATTGGGGGTATTACATTGCTCCAAAGGATTACACGACTAATTACTACTTTGATCAAATGGCTAAGGGTAAGCATGTCGTTGAAACAGAATATTATATTGACCGAGCAGGTGTTTATCAGACAGGAACCTGCACTGCGCAGTGTGCATACGCGCCAGAGTATAGCGGACGTACAGGTGCGGAGGTTATACGAGTTGATAAGTAG
- a CDS encoding 4-hydroxy-3-methylbut-2-enyl diphosphate reductase, with product MLQIEIDNGSGFCFGVTTAIKKAEEELAKGTKLYCLGDIVHNSMEVERLTKKGLITINHEQMRELHNVKVLLRAHGEPPETYELARCNNIEIIDATCPVVLALQRRIKTQYEKGRQPSYMISSKGGATVDEPSNLKPVTTEAMETSTSSVSLPPAVGEGQELSASSSIVIFGKNGHAEVLGLVGQTHSQAIVIEKFEDVKALDFNNDIYLYSQTTKSLDEFHKIIEYIQSHISPKAKFQSFDTICRQVANRMPNISTFAARHDLILFVAGRKSSNGKVLFHECLSVNPNSHQVESADEIDMSWFEGVETVGICGATSTPKWLMEECRDEILRRTK from the coding sequence ATGCTTCAAATAGAAATAGATAACGGTAGTGGTTTTTGCTTCGGTGTGACCACTGCTATTAAGAAAGCCGAAGAAGAATTGGCAAAGGGTACAAAGCTCTATTGCTTAGGTGATATCGTACATAACAGTATGGAGGTGGAACGCCTCACAAAGAAAGGGCTCATCACCATCAATCATGAGCAGATGCGCGAACTCCATAACGTGAAGGTTTTGCTGCGTGCACATGGCGAACCACCTGAGACTTACGAACTTGCAAGATGTAATAACATTGAGATTATCGATGCTACTTGCCCTGTGGTTCTTGCCCTCCAACGTCGTATTAAGACACAGTATGAGAAAGGTCGTCAACCTTCTTATATGATATCTTCAAAGGGTGGGGCTACTGTTGATGAACCTTCAAACCTCAAGCCAGTAACGACTGAAGCGATGGAAACCTCTACTTCTTCTGTTTCTCTTCCTCCTGCAGTAGGCGAGGGACAAGAGCTTAGTGCCTCCTCTTCCATTGTTATCTTTGGAAAGAATGGTCATGCCGAAGTGCTTGGACTTGTTGGTCAGACCCATAGTCAGGCGATTGTGATAGAGAAGTTTGAAGATGTGAAGGCGTTAGATTTTAATAATGACATCTATCTCTACTCACAGACGACAAAGAGTTTGGACGAGTTTCATAAGATTATAGAATACATTCAAAGTCATATCTCACCAAAAGCAAAGTTCCAAAGCTTCGATACCATCTGCCGACAGGTTGCTAATCGTATGCCAAACATTTCTACTTTTGCTGCTCGTCACGACTTGATTCTCTTTGTGGCAGGCCGTAAGAGTTCAAATGGTAAGGTCCTCTTTCACGAATGTTTGAGTGTAAACCCAAACTCCCATCAAGTTGAGAGTGCAGACGAAATCGACATGAGTTGGTTTGAAGGAGTTGAAACAGTAGGTATCTGTGGGGCTACGAGTACGCCAAAATGGCTGATGGAAGAATGCCGTGATGAGATACTCAGGCGTACGAAATAA
- a CDS encoding SusC/RagA family TonB-linked outer membrane protein has product MRKEMQKSNLVLRIWAVLALMLMLSIGSTVSAQTQDVDKMVVTLSMKQTEMKTFLDEVSKQTGLQFDVTPELLSQAEKVNIDAQAQPVRAVLGQVFNKTGFSYSIDGNSVKLVRKPTQEKRKGVYGQVTDKDGLPLPGVTIRMKGFNGGYITNLDGQYEINTDLPEVTLTFNYIGYKPLEKKVKNGTAGNFTMQEDVGELGEVVVTGFATKNRNSFTGSQVSIKKDELLSVGTKNVLTSLANFVPGLSVLEDNLGGSDPNKIADINIRGRATFSGQANLPVFVVDGSQVKVDYVNDMDMNDIESITVLKDASASALYGAKASAGVIVITTKALKGGKLRFNYNGTLRLSTPDLSDYKLLSASQKLEYERLAGLYTATDLAEQYALQNKYASYYNQIQDGVTTDWIKKPLRNAVSSQHSVSIDGGDEHARYNLGVRYGDEEGVMKGSSRERLSTNFKLSYNLSGKFFISNTATISSVKSTQSPYGDFSEWVKQNPYEYPYDEYGALKPKLNYDLSNPLYEASLGSFNRGNTLDVLNTTTLQLWLGEKFRIDGDFSIQKTKYEGRNFVSPFSADQIKNVADVSRRGLLRETFTSTTTYQGKLMVSYNNYIFSKLFLTTMAGATIESNSVDGSTYGSVGYYSDNVAHPLLAGNYPTGKPGGVDNKYNGAGFFVNLNTIWDNRYFLDVIYRYEGSSKFGKNSRFAPFWSVGTGWNIHNEKFLKGSPFQLLKLRASLGYLGNISFEPYQALTMYTSLAGLNYIKGIGAVPMGIGNKNLKWERTLSANLGLDLTMFKGRWDFSADVYVKNTDNLLLDITKAPSLGITTSRENVGEVENHGFEFQTRVIPIKNKDWEWSLSLNYAYNKNKIKKISNALREQNEKNQAKGGVTPLPIYEEGQSLTALKVVSSAGIDPITGNEVFIKRDGSLTFVYDPNDKVVYGDTTPFGMGSLGSYLTYKQFSMGMSMRYSFGGAVYNQTLASKVEGADPRYNADERVFSSRWKEVGQQAKYKRISDSSVPMQTSRFVETNNYITLSSLSLAYEVPLTFIKRYGLKRLHLEMLANDLFYLSSVKRERGLSYPYERSVEFSVRLGF; this is encoded by the coding sequence ATGAGAAAAGAAATGCAAAAAAGTAATCTCGTATTACGAATTTGGGCAGTACTGGCTCTGATGTTAATGCTTAGTATAGGGTCAACCGTATCGGCACAAACACAAGATGTTGATAAGATGGTAGTGACGCTGTCTATGAAGCAAACAGAAATGAAGACCTTCTTAGATGAAGTGTCAAAGCAAACAGGATTACAATTTGATGTGACTCCCGAACTACTATCTCAGGCGGAGAAAGTTAATATTGACGCACAAGCGCAGCCTGTTCGTGCCGTGTTAGGACAAGTCTTTAATAAGACTGGTTTTAGCTATAGCATTGATGGCAACAGCGTGAAACTTGTTCGTAAACCAACACAAGAGAAACGGAAGGGAGTATATGGACAGGTAACCGATAAAGACGGTTTGCCTCTGCCTGGTGTAACTATCCGAATGAAAGGCTTTAATGGCGGTTATATTACGAATTTAGATGGTCAGTATGAAATTAATACCGACCTGCCAGAGGTTACGCTCACCTTTAATTATATAGGATATAAGCCTTTAGAGAAAAAGGTAAAGAATGGAACGGCAGGTAACTTCACGATGCAGGAAGATGTTGGTGAGTTGGGTGAAGTTGTCGTAACAGGTTTTGCTACAAAGAATAGAAACAGTTTTACTGGTTCGCAGGTATCTATAAAGAAAGACGAATTGTTGTCTGTTGGTACAAAAAATGTACTTACAAGTTTGGCTAACTTTGTGCCAGGTCTTAGCGTGTTAGAGGATAACCTTGGCGGATCTGACCCAAATAAGATTGCTGATATCAATATTCGTGGACGCGCTACCTTCTCAGGTCAGGCTAACTTACCTGTATTCGTTGTTGACGGTTCGCAGGTAAAGGTAGACTATGTCAATGATATGGATATGAACGATATCGAGTCAATCACCGTACTCAAAGATGCGTCGGCATCAGCACTCTATGGTGCGAAGGCGTCCGCAGGTGTTATCGTTATCACAACGAAGGCACTCAAGGGTGGTAAGCTGAGATTTAATTATAACGGAACATTACGTTTGTCAACTCCAGATTTGAGCGATTATAAATTGCTCTCTGCATCACAAAAGCTTGAGTATGAGCGTTTGGCAGGTCTTTACACAGCGACCGACTTAGCAGAACAATATGCGCTGCAAAACAAGTATGCATCCTATTACAACCAGATTCAGGACGGTGTAACAACCGACTGGATTAAAAAGCCATTGCGTAATGCGGTTTCTTCACAGCATAGTGTAAGTATCGATGGAGGTGATGAGCACGCACGATATAACTTAGGTGTGCGTTATGGTGATGAGGAAGGTGTAATGAAGGGTTCGAGCCGTGAGCGTTTGTCAACAAACTTCAAGCTCTCATATAACCTTTCAGGTAAGTTCTTTATCAGTAATACGGCTACTATCTCATCTGTAAAATCAACTCAGTCGCCATATGGTGACTTCTCTGAGTGGGTGAAGCAGAACCCATATGAATATCCATATGATGAGTATGGCGCATTGAAACCAAAGTTGAATTATGACCTCTCTAACCCTTTGTATGAGGCTTCGTTAGGTAGTTTCAACAGAGGAAATACGCTCGACGTATTAAACACAACAACACTTCAGTTATGGTTGGGTGAGAAATTCAGAATTGATGGTGACTTCTCAATACAAAAGACGAAATATGAAGGACGTAACTTTGTGTCACCATTCTCGGCAGATCAGATTAAGAACGTAGCCGATGTGTCACGCAGAGGACTACTGAGAGAGACTTTCACCAGTACAACGACCTATCAGGGTAAGTTGATGGTGTCATACAATAACTATATATTTAGTAAGTTGTTCCTTACAACGATGGCTGGTGCAACTATCGAGTCAAACTCTGTCGATGGTAGTACGTATGGTTCTGTAGGTTATTATTCAGACAATGTAGCCCACCCATTGTTGGCAGGAAACTATCCAACAGGTAAACCAGGTGGTGTAGACAATAAGTATAATGGTGCAGGTTTCTTCGTAAACCTTAACACAATATGGGATAACCGTTACTTCTTAGATGTAATTTATCGTTATGAAGGTTCGTCTAAGTTTGGTAAGAACTCTCGTTTCGCTCCTTTCTGGAGTGTGGGAACAGGATGGAATATTCATAATGAGAAGTTCCTTAAAGGCTCACCTTTCCAGTTGTTAAAGCTTCGTGCAAGTTTGGGTTATCTTGGAAACATCTCGTTTGAACCCTATCAGGCGCTGACAATGTATACCAGTTTGGCTGGTCTTAACTATATTAAAGGTATTGGTGCCGTACCAATGGGTATTGGAAACAAGAACCTTAAGTGGGAGAGAACACTCAGTGCCAACCTCGGTCTTGACCTCACAATGTTCAAGGGACGCTGGGACTTCTCGGCAGATGTTTATGTAAAGAATACAGACAACTTGTTGCTTGACATTACTAAGGCTCCATCATTGGGTATTACCACGTCACGTGAGAATGTCGGAGAGGTAGAGAACCATGGTTTCGAGTTCCAGACACGTGTCATCCCTATCAAGAATAAGGATTGGGAGTGGTCGTTGAGTCTTAACTATGCTTACAACAAGAATAAGATTAAGAAGATTAGTAATGCTCTTCGCGAACAAAACGAGAAGAACCAAGCAAAGGGTGGTGTGACACCATTGCCTATCTATGAGGAAGGTCAGTCGTTGACAGCATTGAAGGTAGTTTCTTCAGCTGGTATCGACCCTATTACGGGTAATGAGGTCTTCATTAAGCGTGATGGTAGCCTTACGTTCGTTTACGATCCTAATGACAAGGTCGTATATGGCGATACCACGCCGTTCGGTATGGGTTCATTAGGTTCTTACCTTACCTATAAGCAGTTCTCAATGGGTATGTCTATGCGTTATTCTTTCGGTGGAGCTGTCTATAACCAGACGTTAGCAAGTAAGGTGGAGGGTGCCGACCCACGCTATAATGCTGACGAACGTGTATTTAGCAGCAGATGGAAGGAAGTAGGTCAGCAAGCAAAGTACAAGCGTATCAGCGATTCAAGCGTACCTATGCAGACATCACGATTTGTTGAGACAAATAATTATATCACGCTGAGCAGTCTCTCGTTAGCATACGAAGTGCCATTGACATTCATTAAGCGATATGGCTTGAAGCGTTTACACTTGGAGATGTTGGCTAATGACCTCTTCTACCTCTCATCTGTAAAACGTGAGCGCGGATTAAGTTATCCTTATGAGCGAAGTGTAGAGTTTTCAGTAAGACTTGGTTTTTAG
- a CDS encoding MFS transporter has product MKEQKSFLVPMAFLGLMFFTCGFALGINSLLVPVLKVSLSVSSMEAYMLIGATFLPFLIFGYPAGMLISKIGYKRTMAIAFGMFAVGFGVFIFSADAKSFPLFLAASFFCGTANTFLQAAINPYVTILGPTESAAKRISIMGMINKLAWPVSPLFIALFAGASGSVAIDDLGKPFAVIICLFVALGVVALLSPLPEVKAAGEDSSETDEVDQEVSAYANSKKSVFQFPHLVLGAIAIFFYVGAETIVLGTLIDYANELGLAHPENYSWITPISISIGYIAGIILIPKYLSQTRALQICSFVALLGTTLVVLLPGVYSIYSVGVMALGCSLMWPAFWPLALMDLGKFTKKGSSLLTMGLIGGAAITVLFGLLKDVSDARYAYGLCFVCFGYILFYAFKGYKLR; this is encoded by the coding sequence ATGAAAGAACAAAAGAGTTTCCTTGTCCCTATGGCATTCTTAGGGCTTATGTTTTTCACTTGTGGATTTGCCTTGGGTATAAATTCATTGTTGGTTCCAGTATTGAAGGTGTCGTTAAGCGTTTCTTCAATGGAAGCATATATGCTCATTGGTGCAACATTCTTGCCTTTCCTTATCTTCGGCTATCCTGCGGGAATGTTAATTAGCAAGATAGGATATAAGCGTACGATGGCTATTGCGTTCGGAATGTTTGCTGTAGGTTTTGGAGTGTTTATCTTCTCGGCAGATGCAAAGAGTTTTCCTTTGTTTCTGGCAGCTTCCTTTTTCTGTGGAACGGCTAACACCTTCTTACAGGCAGCTATAAATCCTTATGTAACAATATTGGGACCAACGGAGAGTGCTGCAAAGCGTATCTCTATTATGGGTATGATCAACAAGTTAGCTTGGCCAGTGTCACCCCTCTTTATTGCTCTTTTCGCAGGTGCTTCAGGTAGTGTTGCGATAGATGATTTAGGTAAACCTTTTGCTGTGATTATTTGTCTGTTCGTTGCTTTGGGTGTAGTGGCTCTTTTGTCACCATTGCCAGAGGTGAAGGCAGCAGGTGAGGATAGCAGTGAGACTGATGAGGTTGACCAAGAAGTATCTGCTTATGCAAACAGTAAGAAGTCTGTTTTCCAGTTCCCACACTTGGTTCTGGGTGCTATTGCCATCTTCTTTTATGTTGGTGCAGAGACTATTGTGTTGGGAACGCTCATTGACTATGCGAATGAGTTAGGACTTGCTCATCCAGAAAACTATTCTTGGATAACTCCGATTAGTATTAGTATTGGATATATAGCAGGAATCATTCTGATTCCTAAGTATCTTTCTCAGACACGTGCTTTGCAGATTTGTTCATTCGTAGCCTTGTTGGGTACGACCCTCGTTGTTCTTCTTCCTGGAGTTTACAGTATATATAGTGTCGGTGTTATGGCTTTAGGATGTTCACTGATGTGGCCAGCGTTTTGGCCTTTGGCATTGATGGATTTGGGTAAGTTTACCAAGAAGGGTTCTTCACTCTTGACAATGGGACTTATTGGTGGAGCAGCAATTACAGTACTATTTGGTCTTTTAAAGGATGTTTCAGATGCTCGATACGCCTATGGTCTTTGCTTTGTATGCTTTGGTTATATCTTGTTCTATGCGTTCAAGGGCTATAAGTTACGTTAA